In the Oncorhynchus gorbuscha isolate QuinsamMale2020 ecotype Even-year linkage group LG05, OgorEven_v1.0, whole genome shotgun sequence genome, one interval contains:
- the LOC124035169 gene encoding zinc finger and BTB domain-containing protein 26-like — protein MSMAQQQNQVILQFHFGTFGDSMLQKMNLLRHQTRFCDVTVRINDLEVPGHKVVLAAGSPFLRDQFFLQDSSTREVQISMIQEAEVGHQLLLSCYTGTLELPEIELVNYLTVASFLQMGHVVEQCTQALKKFIQPRPCQVKQQPREEEEDGETLRASHAQRLQELPQAQVVHCEVEEDDEDDDDDVTIQLMTPPQRQKRDRSEGEESPITIVKVESVCERVSEMSERPSTSTAVRFPTSPPLSIHSPEPQHSLINSTVDTRASEMTMPPMPGYPLSPLPLPTSATGRPNLGGHLRNSDKSLQWYHQCPKCARVFRQLENYANHLKMHKLFMCLLCGKMFTQKGNLHRHMRVHAGIKPFQCKICGKTFTQKCSLLDHLNLHSGDKPHRCNYCDMVFAHKPVLRKHLKQIHGKNSFDNANERSQLHNGILDFEYGRLQDCSMDNSMDNKPVLVGDSL, from the exons ATGTCCATGGCCCAGCAGCAGAACCAGGTGATCCTCCAGTTCCACTTCGGAACCTTCGGAGACTCCATGCTGCAGAAGATGAACCTGCTCCGCCACCAGACCAGATTCTGTGACGTCACTGTGCGCATCAATGACCTGGAG GTCCCAGGTCACAAGGTGGTGTTGGCAGCCGGATCTCCCTTCCTCCGGGACCAGTTCTTTCTGCAGGACTCATCCACGAGGGAGGTCCAGATCTCCATGATCCAGGAGGCGGAGGTAGGCCATCAGCTGCTCCTGTCCTGCTACACGGGAACCCTGGAGCTGCCTGAGATAGAGCTGGTCAACTACCTAACTGTGGCCAGCTTCCTCCAGATGGGCCACGTAGTGGAGCAGTGCACCCAGGCTCTCAAGAAGTTCATCCAGCCGCGACCCTGCCAGGTGAAACAGCAGCCtcgggaggaggaagaagatggaGAGACTCTCAGAGCCTCTCATGCCCAGAGACTACAGGAGCTGCCCCAAGCACAGGTAGTGCATTGTGAGGtggaggaggatgatgaagacgatgatgatgatgtgacaaTTCAGCTGATGACCCCTCCCCAGAGGCAGAAGCGAGACAGGAGTGAGGGCGAGGAGAGCCCCATCACCATCGTAAAGGTGGAGTCCGTGTGTGAGCGGGTGTCTGAGATGTCTGAACGCCCCTCTACCTCCACCGCAGTGCGCTTCCCGACCAGTCCCCCATTGTCGATACACTCCCCCGAGCCCCAGCACTCCCTCATCAACTCCACAGTGGACACCCGGGCTAGCGAAATGACCATGCCACCCATGCCAGGATACCCACTCAGCCCCCTTCCACTACCCACCTCAGCCACAGGGAGACCCAATCTGGGGGGGCACCTACGAAACTCTGACAAATCCCTTCAGTGGTACCACCAGTGCCCAAAGTGTGCCCGCGTGTTCCGCCAGTTAGAGAACTACGCCAACCACCTCAAGATGCACAAGCTGTTCATGTGCCTGCTGTGTGGCAAGATGTTCACCCAGAAGGGTAACCTGCACCGTCACATGCGGGTCCACGCTGGCATCAAGCCCTTCCAATGCAAGATCTGTGGCAAGACCTTCACTCAGAAATGCTCTCTCCTGGACCACCTGAACTTACACAGCGGAGACAAGCCCCATCGCTGTAACTACTGCGACATGGTGTTTGCCCACAAGCCCGTGCTCCGCAAACACCTCAAACAAATCCATGGCAAGAACAGCTTTGACAACGCCAACGAGAGGAGCCAACTACACAACGGGATTCTGGACTTTGAGTATGGGCGTCTGCAGGACTGTAGCATGGACAATAGCATGGACAATAAGCCAGTTCTTGTGGGTGACTCTCTGTAG